The DNA region AGTATCTCTCAGCTCAAAAATCAGGTCCAAGCGTTTGGATAATTAAGGAAGAAGTTGTGTTTGTTATTAGTTGAGCACCCTGGGCAAAGAGGGCAAGTGGTTACTCTAGCTAGGAGAAATAGTACAGCTTAAGCAACGCCTGCTACAATCCTACACTAGACACTAAACTAATCATGGGCATGGATCACTATCTCATTCTGATGTTTACTGCTCTTATTCCGGCATGATCAAATCGCAAAGCATCCATGTACAAAACCTCTGCAGTTTCAAAAGATTCCTCTGCATGACGACGGTCCTGGCTGAAAAAGACTGATTCAATGAAATATGCCATGCCTACATTAAGATTTAAAACGTGTTGTCTACTTCCAGGAAATGTTCGAAACACTCTTAGTTAAGCCAGCGCATAGAATTCCAACCCCCTCCGGGACGAGGAGTGGTTGTAGCAGCCAAAACTCATCTACATATGATTGTAACAGCCACTGATGTACCTCATAGTTGGGCTGTACCTTCCACTCGTTGCTAGAACCGAGAGCGCTAGCGATTACTTTCTTTCTGACCTTGAGCCAAGAAATTCCATACCTTCCACCGACTTTTTTTTGCGTGAATACGTACTTGCCTAGCTAACTACCTCAAGAAGTATTAATCACAAGCAAATGCCTAGCTAGCTAAAACAACCTATGCCTCGCTCCATTCCTGCGCACTCATACCGCTCGAGTCACTTGCGTTCCActtgttgaataataaagagaAGATTGTTAACAGAAATGTTAGCATAGCACTTACGTTCCACTCGTTGAATAATAAAGAGAAGATTGTTAACAGAAATGTTAGCATAGCATAGCATCTAGTTGAGAGCAAGGTCCACATGCATCACATGGTAAGGAGAGGACCTTGGATCGAAGTCAAGAGCAAGGTGGATGAGAGGGCCAACGGAGGTCCCTTGAAGGAGGGCGGCAGACATGAACAAGGCAAAGCGGTTCTTCTCCTGGTAGGTGGGCAGCGAGAAGAGGCCGACGATGGCGGCCAGGCATCCCAAGGTGGTGAGGGTGCCGCCGATGTTGAGGATGATGTGCAGGTAGGCGCCGAGTGCGGAGAAGGCCAGCGCGGAGCACAAGGTCACGTACACCTGCAGCAATTCAATCAAGCAGACTAGCTttgagttgagttgagttgagaATCCGAATCCCCCAAGAAAgaaagagggagggagggactTGCGTGCTTGAGGTGGGACTGCACGGCGGGGGAGATGTGGCCCAGGTGCTTGAGCGAGTCGaagccgctcctcctcctcctcctccgttgCGACTGCTCATCCCAGAACCCGAACAGGGACTCCATCGCCACCTCCGATCCCCCAATCGAATCCAGCTGGCAGTGGAAAGGACAGAAACCCTAATAAATCCCCAAATCGGCCgaccgggaggaggaggaagacgatgacgTATGCGTTGGGCCAGGCCGTGGCCTATGGGCCTCATCCTATTTTAGGCTAACTCCAACGGAATCTTCAAATTTACAGTACTTtgactgtagcagtactgtagacAAAGCTGATCGTGGGTACGAAGGGAGAAAAAAAGCagtagaaggtaagaaatagagttgctgttggagatgaaaaaataaaaaatactgtaatagtgataaaatatgttgtaatagtatttttaaagatgaaaatttaagataactgTTAGAGATGTTTTTACGCTAGGATGCATTCTCCCGAGCTGAGATCATCATCCTCATGTCATCCGGATGGCCACAAGCCAAATCAGCCAATGGCGCGGGATAAGAATCCGAGGGCGTGGATTCGTGGCCACCCATTCACTCCATGGTCTCATCCATGACTGCCCTCCCGCCCGCCATTGATGATATCATCAtctatttcttcttcctcctcccgctctCCGGCCGGCCTAGCTACTTAGTACTATATAGCCACACTGCCCTGCGCACTCGTCGGCCTTAGCTATAGCCAAGACGACCAGCTACCAGCTAGCAATGGTCTCCTTTTCCTCTGCCGCAATCGCCGCCCCATCCTTCGCTGCCGTCCGGGCGCCCGCCCGCGCCCTGGCCAGGatgtcctcttcctccttcacTGTACGCGCCTCGCTGAGCAAGGCGGCCGGCACTGCCGCTGTGGCTGTGGCCGCCAGCGCCCTGCTGGCCGGCGGCGCCACGGCGCAGGAGGTCCTGCTGGGCGCCGACGGAGGTGGGCTGGTCTTCGAGCCCAGCGAGTTCACCGTCAAGTCCGGCGAGACCATCACCTTCAAGAACAACGCCGGCTACCCGCACAACATCGTCTTCGACGAGGACGAGGTGCCCAGCGGCGTCGACACCTCCAAGATCTCGCAGGAGGAGTACCTCAACGCCCCAGGCGAGACCTTCTCCATCACCCTCACCGTCCCAGGCACCTACAGCTTCTACTGCGAGCCGCACCAAGGAGCAGGAATGGTCGGCAAGGTCACCGTCAactagatagatagatagatataatCTTCACCaattccattccattccataTAGGAGAGCGATCGAGTTACGTTGCTTGTAATCCCATCATGCACGACATCAATTGATCGATCATCCATGCATTATTTTGAGAACAACGACCAAGAGAGCTAGCTAGCAGCCACCTCCATCAGCGATATGATCGAGCTGCATGCTTAATTATTTCCTCTTTTTGCTTGCTAGATAGATATCCCAGTGTGTATATATCATCGAGGTAATCTCAATTGATCAAGTAATTAGTTGTATTACGATGGATGATACATGTTTTTATGTATCCATCTCTCATGACAATTCAGCATCGAATTCACACCCTGACAACCCATAGATATGATTGTCCTCGTTTCCTTTCGCCTGAGCTGAACAAGCTTATATATAAGTTGGCCGTACGAATCTCGCAAAGCAATTAAGCATATCAGTTGTAAAACAAATATACGACTAAAGAAAAGAAGCCCAGTGATATGGTGAAAACAGACTTTATTCATTCACTAGTTTAAGCTCAGCATGAGACTTTATCCgtatgtttctctctctctctctctttctacaAGAAAtcctgatatatatatataagcatgAGTGTTGTAATAAGCTAGAAGAAAGCGTGCGAGCAAGGATAATAGCAGTGATGCTAGCTTGATCCGCCCGGCCATCATGATATGATAGTAGCTAGATCAGGATCACAAAAGCGAAGCAGCTATCGGAAGTAGCCGTAGAGCTCGAGGAAGCAAATGCACAGGTTCCAAGTGTTGGAGACGCCGGCGGCCGGCCCCATCAGCGCAACCCTGAAGAATCGGAATGGCAGCAGCGCCGGCGGGCCGGGGATGGGCCACGACGCGAACTGGCCGGGCTGGCAAATGGTCTGGTCGTCTTCATGGACGCGAAGGTTCGTCCAGCTCCAGCCGTCCATCGATCCCTGGAGGACCCAAGACCTCATGAACGTTGTGGAGCCATCCTGCCTCACCGTGTAGTAGTTGCACATAAGCTGTAAGAGCAAATCAAATTAAGCCGAGAGCATATATACCGGGAAAGAGGCCCGAACAGAAACCAAGTTACTCATTTTTCAGTTCACTactgtgagaaaccaagtgcaAACAGATGTCAGATAAGAAGGAAGAACCTGGTTTCGgttcaaaaaaaagaaggaagaacctGGTGGTCCTGTCCGATGTCGACCATCCACCAAGAACGTTTCTTGCCTTCTTCGATACAAGGCCCAGCGAAACAAGTCCCCTAGAGTCGCCACATGTCAACTTTAGTTTCACCAAGAGGAAATACCATTAGTGTGTTTTATCAAGCATTCCCAATCTTATAATACCTGGTAATTTTTCGAAACCAAAGCCTTTGGATCCGTGTATCTGCAATTCGGGCTGCTTGCCATCACAGTGATATTCTAATTGCAGAAAGAGATACCGATGAATGAATAAGCGAGGGTTATTACTACAATGAATAGCCTCAAACAAAGCGAACCTTCCCCTTTTACCTTGGCTAAAACAGGATTCATCCATTGATGCTTTCCGAATGACGTTCCAGCATAGTAGATAACACCATTGTTATCACCATCAGAAATATACTGGAGCTCTTTATAGCTGGAGCGTCTATGCTGAAATCTCTCGCTGAAAGATTTGAGGTTCATGAATAGTAGTCAGGCATATCGGCAATCCTTAATCCAGCTTGATCGAAGCGTTAACACATACTCACCATTCATATGATGCAGGCATCCATTGCCCACCATGAGAGAACTCGATGGCTTCTGCAACCTGCGATCCAAGAAATAATCGGATTTTACTCTTCCAGTGTAGAAGCATGCACCCAAAAGATTAACTATGGAGCAAGCGAGCACTAACCAACTGTCTGAATGCTTGCATGTGGTTCGCTAGATTACTTCTCTCCATCTGCATTGAAGCAACAAGCGCTATTAGAGACTAAACAGATTTATTCAGCAAAAGCTGCTTCATAATAGAATCACATAACAAGAAAAGCAGTACCCTCTGAAGGATCGATTGCTGCATCAAAGGGAACCTTACAAACGGTAATAAAGTATTGATGGCAGTAAGCCTCTCTCCAAAGAGTTGCTCTGGTGTTGAAGTGCTTAAGAGCTTATCTACTGAAGTCCAGGACAGAGTTTCACAAGTCTCCATACACCATGTTAAGATGGCATCTAGAACTCTCTCTTCCGATGTTAGAGTCATATCACCGTGCTGCAAAATTACTACTAGTATGACCAATGCCAAAAGAAATAGCTCACTAGTATTTTCAGCATTTAGTCTATTCAAGACACATGTTGTGTATTCCACTTTGCGAGTACATGTGCCCCGAAATTTAGGTTGCACTTCCATACAGATTCCATTTTTCTAATATTTAAcagaaatgataatatataaacCAGAAAATCTTAACCATTTCAGAACCCAAAAAAATGGAGAGCAATTTTACTTCCTGGGCAAAACAACATCTGAAGTACTTAACTGTTGAGAATCTTCACCATTCCTATCCAAATTCATAAGATTCCTTTTTCCCTTACGTTTTATGAATGTGTAGGTTCATCAACAGAGTACGCCTGAAGATTTATGTTGAGCATGTTGCTGCTTAGTTAATTGGCAAGCCTTGCAACCGGAAAAAGTTACCAAGGGGTAAAGCTAAAAACTAAGAGAGTCACATTTGTTTATtaggaaaaatgcaaaaatatgaCGCAACGAAGGACCGACACACGACAGTGCCAAAACTAAACCCATGCGACGTTAGGGTTCAGTTTGGCCGAAAACCACAGCGTGCAACACCTAGGCAGAGCTAGTCCTGGTGTTGGGCAGCGGCGCTGCCCTAGCTAGGTTCTAAAACccggccaggaagaagaaaaaaggagagATCAAAGGGAAAAACAGGACTATAGGAAGAACAGGACTACAGGAAGAACTACAAAAATAATAGATGCAATATGTTTTTTGTCGATTGGCTTGTGATTGCAATCGGTCTTCAccccctcaactatttatagggGCGGCTTGGACTTAGCCCTTATGGAATAGGACTCTATTCCATGTCTACACGTGCCCTATTTGGCCAAAACTTCCAAAAGAATCTGAACAGATCTAAAAATCCAGTCGAGTCAGACTCGGACtgaacaccgaatggtccgatgagaacaaaattgtgaacaccggaacatcctgCGAGTTTAACCAGGCTGAAACCCTAAACTCTGTTTAATAAACACCAGATATTCCGATATACAATATGTACACATCAGAGGCTTCGCCGGAACAATTTTCAAGAGTTCTGAACTCTCTACAACAACTCGCATTTGCACTAGACCTATTCAAACCTCGGGTCGGGCTTTGAAAAGCCCAATGGGAAAACTGTAGGCCCAAGCCCAACACCGGGCCGGGTTTTTGAAGCCCGAGCCTGGTCCGGTGGGAACCGCGGGCCTATTTTTGAAGCCCGAGCCCGACGTGTGCACTGGTCGAGTCGGGTTCCTCGGGCTTTCTTTTCCATGAACAGGCTTAATTTGCACTCACGGATAATCCAACGGTCATCGGATGAttcaccggactaatttcaaGAGATCTAAACACGCTACAAGAATtgatgaactcaccggatgatctgttACTTCACCGAATAATTCACCGGACTAATTCCAGAAGATCcaaactctctgcaagaattgatgaactcaccggatgatccgatgataacACCGGAGTCTTCACCGAACTATTCTCTAGAAGATTGCAACTCTCTGCAGAATTCAAACTACTCTAcccaccggatattccgatgatGACACGGTctaaacactggaccatccgatgttcataAAAA from Phragmites australis chromosome 8, lpPhrAust1.1, whole genome shotgun sequence includes:
- the LOC133926063 gene encoding plastocyanin, chloroplastic-like, whose amino-acid sequence is MVSFSSAAIAAPSFAAVRAPARALARMSSSSFTVRASLSKAAGTAAVAVAASALLAGGATAQEVLLGADGGGLVFEPSEFTVKSGETITFKNNAGYPHNIVFDEDEVPSGVDTSKISQEEYLNAPGETFSITLTVPGTYSFYCEPHQGAGMVGKVTVN